The genomic stretch TTACTCATAATCGTGTCGCGCAAATTGAACATTATATTCTAGAGACAAGGCAGCATTTTAATTGGAGGTATAAAATGTTTACTCCCTCACAACAATTACTTGATAAGTATGCATCAATACTCGTCAACTTTGCCCTTAATAATGGCAATGGAATAAAAAAGGACGATGTGGTGTATATTAGATCCCAATTACCGGGACTCCCGTTGACCAAGGCTATATATCGCACCACTTTAAAAAGTGGCGGTCATCCGCTCGTTGAGATCCAAGATGATGATTTTCGTTTGCTTAAACTTGAAGAAGGCAGTGATGAGCAGATCGGTTTTTTTGCCAAAGAGTATTATCGCGCAGTGGTCGACACTATCGACCATCTTATAGGGATCTTTTCTGATGAAGATCCACTCTATCTCGCAAAAGCTGACCCCCGTAAGCTCTTCTTATCAAACAGCAGCATGAAACCCTTCAGAGATTGGATCTATGCAAAAGAAGATGCAAAGAAGTTAACTTGGACGCTTTGTCTTTACGGTACTGAAGGTGTTGCACGCGAAGCGGGCATGTCTGTTGAACAGTTTTGGGATCAGATCAAACGGGCATGTTTTCTTGATGATATTGATCCCCTTGAACAATGGCGTCGTGTTAACTCTGATATAAAGCAATTGATCACAATTCTCAACGAAATGCCTATTAAAACAT from Deltaproteobacteria bacterium encodes the following:
- a CDS encoding aminopeptidase, coding for MFTPSQQLLDKYASILVNFALNNGNGIKKDDVVYIRSQLPGLPLTKAIYRTTLKSGGHPLVEIQDDDFRLLKLEEGSDEQIGFFAKEYYRAVVDTIDHLIGIFSDEDPLYLAKADPRKLFLSNSSMKPFRDWIYAKEDAKKLTWTLCLYGTEGVAREAGMSVEQFWDQIKRACFLDDIDPLEQWRRVNSDIKQLITILNEMPIKTLRLVAKDTDLKIHIGEHRKWVGGSGHNIPSFEIFTSPDWRGTEGRVFFDLPLYRYGNLIKDISLEFHNGQIVRATAKQNESFLHEMISQKNADRIGEFSLTDRRFSKINRFMANSLYDENFGGDFGNTHLAIGKSIHDTCSLDLKNMDDEKYAALGFNDSSEHTDIIATSNRTVTATLVDGSTKLIYQDGEFRI